The proteins below are encoded in one region of Parus major isolate Abel chromosome 7, Parus_major1.1, whole genome shotgun sequence:
- the CCDC148 gene encoding coiled-coil domain-containing protein 148 isoform X4 has protein sequence MGELEHGTLFSDHRISGGDNLVVPTRNALCNQRYKPVDYKHLYDIAAEAKMASAQIQLKIKKAEQVSKISKEQMLLKQHRQVWWQEYKRLSESRQKAEEEIKTFLDEGSHKNSFFFDLKNLEQKLSREWDTYQTNTLAPVWQLKLKLAKMQHYLSKTSCQKPEINSAEVLQQIKFMKKQQKAILEGLIPESLALERELEEYKENASVRSSEEKNRLFLEVPPELLALECPYPDMKTLVMEEYQELSRGYWVKLQEVDQQLEALARNSDWKEDDQWVFQTVVNQYPSDLQRRRTLYLDVLQRYLPHKSRQELVAHEKAWDHYQSIRNQRRVLLLTWAQVRKAFVLRAVAAAAEAAAAHEAEVVLADYRQKQLEICADLKAKLKKYWAEKELKWQEQEERDLQHLEKLRKLMAEQAAKDRERVQLRRALLEQRLLEKKELALLQARQQQQKEKRLEALRQRVGIVAKLDPARAVADTVASKARMGVGSKEEFELQQPLFRLHTYSEEQVISDPRLRVELALREAGLHKTLYAREVLSKLPPLKLPRRDMESTAFKM, from the exons atgggtgAACTGGAGCATGGAACATTGTTTTCAGATCATAGGATTAGTGGTGGAG ACAATTTGGTGGTTCCCACGAGAAATGCCCTTTGCAACCAGAGGTACAAACCTGTTGACTACAAACATCTGTATGATATTGCTGCAGAGGCAAAAATGGCCTCTGCACAAATTCAGTTAAAG attaaaaaagcagagcaagtTTCAAAAATTAGCAAAGAGCAAATGCTGCTGAAACAGCATCGTCAGGTGTGGTGGCAAGAGTATAAAAGGCTGAGTGAGAGCAG GcaaaaggcagaagaagaaattaagacTTTTCTTGATGAAGGAAGCCATaagaacagctttttttttgatTTGAAGAATTTGG AGCAGAAATTGTCCAGGGAGTGGGACACTTATCAAACAAACACTTTAGCTCCTGTCTGGCAGCTGAAACTCAAGCTGGCTAAAATGCAGCATTACCTCTCAAAAACATCTTGTCAGAAACCTGAGATCAATTCAGCTGAGGTGTTACAGCAG ATCAAATTTATGAAGAAGCAACAGAAGGCAATTCTGGAAGGTCTTATCCCTGAAAGTCTGGCTTTGGAAAGAGAGCTTGAAGAgtacaaagaaaat GCATCAGTGCGCtcttctgaagagaaaaacaggcttTTCCTGGAAGttcctcctgagctgctggctctggaatGCCCTTACCCTGACATGAAGACCTTGGTGATGGAGGAGTACCAGGAGCTCTCCAGGGGCTACTGGGTGAAGCTTCAggaggtggatcagcagctggaAGCTTTAGCTAG GAACAGTGACTGGAAGGAAGATGATCAGTGGGTTTTCCAGACTGTTGTCAATCAGTACCCAAGTGATCTTCAGAGGAGGAGGACTTTGTACCTGGATGTGCTGCAGAGGTATCTTCCCCACAAatccaggcaggagctg GTTGCTCATGAGAAGGCTTGGGATCATTACCAGTCCATCAGGAACCAGCGCAGAGTCTTGCTGTTAACCTGGGCTCAGGTTAGGAAAGCCTTTGTCCTTagggcagtggcagctgctgctgaagctgctgctgctcatgagGCAGAAGTGGTGCTGGCTGATTACAGGCAAAAGCAGCTGGAGATCTGTGCTGATCTGAAAGCAAAG CTGAAAAAATACTGGGCTGAGAAAGAGCTCAAGTGGCAAGAACAGGAGGAAAGAGATCTACAACAtctggagaagctgagaaaattaATGGCTGAACAAGCAGCTAAAGACAGAGAAag GGTGCAGCTCCGAcgagccctgctggagcagcggCTGCTGGAGAAGAaggagctggccctgctccaggcccggcagcagcagcagaaggagaagcGCCTGGAAGCGCTGCGGCAGCGG GTTGGCATTGTTGCAAAATTAGATCCAGCCAGAGCAGTGGCTGACACGGTGGCGTCAAAAGCTCGCATGGGCGTTGGAAGCAAGGAGGAGtttgagctgcagcagcccctgttCCGGCTGCACACGTACAGTGAAGAGCAG GTCATTTCTGACCCCAGGCTCCGTGTCGAGCTCGCTCTCCGAGAAGCTGGACTGCATAAAACACTTTATGCAAGAGAGGTTTTGTCAAAACTTCCACCACTGAAGCTCCCAAGAAGAGACATGGAAtctacagcttttaaaatgtag
- the CCDC148 gene encoding coiled-coil domain-containing protein 148 isoform X1, which translates to MGELEHGTLFSDHRISGGDNLVVPTRNALCNQRYKPVDYKHLYDIAAEAKMASAQIQLKIKKAEQVSKISKEQMLLKQHRQVWWQEYKRLSESRQKAEEEIKTFLDEGSHKNSFFFDLKNLEQKLSREWDTYQTNTLAPVWQLKLKLAKMQHYLSKTSCQKPEINSAEVLQQIKFMKKQQKAILEGLIPESLALERELEEYKENASVRSSEEKNRLFLEVPPELLALECPYPDMKTLVMEEYQELSRGYWVKLQEVDQQLEALARNSDWKEDDQWVFQTVVNQYPSDLQRRRTLYLDVLQRYLPHKSRQELVAHEKAWDHYQSIRNQRRVLLLTWAQVRKAFVLRAVAAAAEAAAAHEAEVVLADYRQKQLEICADLKAKVLQWKAQQEEAAKLEAAVAARRKEKEDERDRLQREQETIRRAQDKEKLKKYWAEKELKWQEQEERDLQHLEKLRKLMAEQAAKDRERVQLRRALLEQRLLEKKELALLQARQQQQKEKRLEALRQRVGIVAKLDPARAVADTVASKARMGVGSKEEFELQQPLFRLHTYSEEQVISDPRLRVELALREAGLHKTLYAREVLSKLPPLKLPRRDMESTAFKM; encoded by the exons atgggtgAACTGGAGCATGGAACATTGTTTTCAGATCATAGGATTAGTGGTGGAG ACAATTTGGTGGTTCCCACGAGAAATGCCCTTTGCAACCAGAGGTACAAACCTGTTGACTACAAACATCTGTATGATATTGCTGCAGAGGCAAAAATGGCCTCTGCACAAATTCAGTTAAAG attaaaaaagcagagcaagtTTCAAAAATTAGCAAAGAGCAAATGCTGCTGAAACAGCATCGTCAGGTGTGGTGGCAAGAGTATAAAAGGCTGAGTGAGAGCAG GcaaaaggcagaagaagaaattaagacTTTTCTTGATGAAGGAAGCCATaagaacagctttttttttgatTTGAAGAATTTGG AGCAGAAATTGTCCAGGGAGTGGGACACTTATCAAACAAACACTTTAGCTCCTGTCTGGCAGCTGAAACTCAAGCTGGCTAAAATGCAGCATTACCTCTCAAAAACATCTTGTCAGAAACCTGAGATCAATTCAGCTGAGGTGTTACAGCAG ATCAAATTTATGAAGAAGCAACAGAAGGCAATTCTGGAAGGTCTTATCCCTGAAAGTCTGGCTTTGGAAAGAGAGCTTGAAGAgtacaaagaaaat GCATCAGTGCGCtcttctgaagagaaaaacaggcttTTCCTGGAAGttcctcctgagctgctggctctggaatGCCCTTACCCTGACATGAAGACCTTGGTGATGGAGGAGTACCAGGAGCTCTCCAGGGGCTACTGGGTGAAGCTTCAggaggtggatcagcagctggaAGCTTTAGCTAG GAACAGTGACTGGAAGGAAGATGATCAGTGGGTTTTCCAGACTGTTGTCAATCAGTACCCAAGTGATCTTCAGAGGAGGAGGACTTTGTACCTGGATGTGCTGCAGAGGTATCTTCCCCACAAatccaggcaggagctg GTTGCTCATGAGAAGGCTTGGGATCATTACCAGTCCATCAGGAACCAGCGCAGAGTCTTGCTGTTAACCTGGGCTCAGGTTAGGAAAGCCTTTGTCCTTagggcagtggcagctgctgctgaagctgctgctgctcatgagGCAGAAGTGGTGCTGGCTGATTACAGGCAAAAGCAGCTGGAGATCTGTGCTGATCTGAAAGCAAAG GTTCTACAGtggaaagcacagcaggaagaaGCTGCTAAATTAGAAGCTGCTGTAGctgccagaagaaaagaaaaggaagatgagagAGACAGGCTACAGAGAGAACAGGAAACCATTCGTAGAGCTCAGGATAAAGAGAAA CTGAAAAAATACTGGGCTGAGAAAGAGCTCAAGTGGCAAGAACAGGAGGAAAGAGATCTACAACAtctggagaagctgagaaaattaATGGCTGAACAAGCAGCTAAAGACAGAGAAag GGTGCAGCTCCGAcgagccctgctggagcagcggCTGCTGGAGAAGAaggagctggccctgctccaggcccggcagcagcagcagaaggagaagcGCCTGGAAGCGCTGCGGCAGCGG GTTGGCATTGTTGCAAAATTAGATCCAGCCAGAGCAGTGGCTGACACGGTGGCGTCAAAAGCTCGCATGGGCGTTGGAAGCAAGGAGGAGtttgagctgcagcagcccctgttCCGGCTGCACACGTACAGTGAAGAGCAG GTCATTTCTGACCCCAGGCTCCGTGTCGAGCTCGCTCTCCGAGAAGCTGGACTGCATAAAACACTTTATGCAAGAGAGGTTTTGTCAAAACTTCCACCACTGAAGCTCCCAAGAAGAGACATGGAAtctacagcttttaaaatgtag
- the CCDC148 gene encoding coiled-coil domain-containing protein 148 isoform X3 — translation MGELEHGTLFSDHRISGGDNLVVPTRNALCNQRYKPVDYKHLYDIAAEAKMASAQIQLKIKKAEQVSKISKEQMLLKQHRQVWWQEYKRLSESRQKAEEEIKTFLDEGSHKNSFFFDLKNLEQKLSREWDTYQTNTLAPVWQLKLKLAKMQHYLSKTSCQKPEINSAEVLQQIKFMKKQQKAILEGLIPESLALERELEEYKENASVRSSEEKNRLFLEVPPELLALECPYPDMKTLVMEEYQELSRGYWVKLQEVDQQLEALARNSDWKEDDQWVFQTVVNQYPSDLQRRRTLYLDVLQRYLPHKSRQELVAHEKAWDHYQSIRNQRRVLLLTWAQVRKAFVLRAVAAAAEAAAAHEAEVVLADYRQKQLEICADLKAKVLQWKAQQEEAAKLEAAVAARRKEKEDERDRLQREQETIRRAQDKEKLKKYWAEKELKWQEQEERDLQHLEKLRKLMAEQAAKDRERVQLRRALLEQRLLEKKELALLQARQQQQKEKRLEALRQRVSWALPVRLSLCHQHSLPGQAGGKAAISQKQINERGWHCCKIRSSQSSG, via the exons atgggtgAACTGGAGCATGGAACATTGTTTTCAGATCATAGGATTAGTGGTGGAG ACAATTTGGTGGTTCCCACGAGAAATGCCCTTTGCAACCAGAGGTACAAACCTGTTGACTACAAACATCTGTATGATATTGCTGCAGAGGCAAAAATGGCCTCTGCACAAATTCAGTTAAAG attaaaaaagcagagcaagtTTCAAAAATTAGCAAAGAGCAAATGCTGCTGAAACAGCATCGTCAGGTGTGGTGGCAAGAGTATAAAAGGCTGAGTGAGAGCAG GcaaaaggcagaagaagaaattaagacTTTTCTTGATGAAGGAAGCCATaagaacagctttttttttgatTTGAAGAATTTGG AGCAGAAATTGTCCAGGGAGTGGGACACTTATCAAACAAACACTTTAGCTCCTGTCTGGCAGCTGAAACTCAAGCTGGCTAAAATGCAGCATTACCTCTCAAAAACATCTTGTCAGAAACCTGAGATCAATTCAGCTGAGGTGTTACAGCAG ATCAAATTTATGAAGAAGCAACAGAAGGCAATTCTGGAAGGTCTTATCCCTGAAAGTCTGGCTTTGGAAAGAGAGCTTGAAGAgtacaaagaaaat GCATCAGTGCGCtcttctgaagagaaaaacaggcttTTCCTGGAAGttcctcctgagctgctggctctggaatGCCCTTACCCTGACATGAAGACCTTGGTGATGGAGGAGTACCAGGAGCTCTCCAGGGGCTACTGGGTGAAGCTTCAggaggtggatcagcagctggaAGCTTTAGCTAG GAACAGTGACTGGAAGGAAGATGATCAGTGGGTTTTCCAGACTGTTGTCAATCAGTACCCAAGTGATCTTCAGAGGAGGAGGACTTTGTACCTGGATGTGCTGCAGAGGTATCTTCCCCACAAatccaggcaggagctg GTTGCTCATGAGAAGGCTTGGGATCATTACCAGTCCATCAGGAACCAGCGCAGAGTCTTGCTGTTAACCTGGGCTCAGGTTAGGAAAGCCTTTGTCCTTagggcagtggcagctgctgctgaagctgctgctgctcatgagGCAGAAGTGGTGCTGGCTGATTACAGGCAAAAGCAGCTGGAGATCTGTGCTGATCTGAAAGCAAAG GTTCTACAGtggaaagcacagcaggaagaaGCTGCTAAATTAGAAGCTGCTGTAGctgccagaagaaaagaaaaggaagatgagagAGACAGGCTACAGAGAGAACAGGAAACCATTCGTAGAGCTCAGGATAAAGAGAAA CTGAAAAAATACTGGGCTGAGAAAGAGCTCAAGTGGCAAGAACAGGAGGAAAGAGATCTACAACAtctggagaagctgagaaaattaATGGCTGAACAAGCAGCTAAAGACAGAGAAag GGTGCAGCTCCGAcgagccctgctggagcagcggCTGCTGGAGAAGAaggagctggccctgctccaggcccggcagcagcagcagaaggagaagcGCCTGGAAGCGCTGCGGCAGCGGGTGAGCTGGGCCCTGCCCGTGCGGCTTTCGCTCTGCCACCAACACAGCCTGCCGGGGCAGGcagggggaaaagcagcaatctctcaaaagcaaataaatgaacGAG GTTGGCATTGTTGCAAAATTAGATCCAGCCAGAGCAGTGGCTGA
- the CCDC148 gene encoding coiled-coil domain-containing protein 148 isoform X2: MGELEHGTLFSDHRISGGDNLVVPTRNALCNQRYKPVDYKHLYDIAAEAKMASAQIQLKIKKAEQVSKISKEQMLLKQHRQVWWQEYKRLSESRQKAEEEIKTFLDEGSHKNSFFFDLKNLEQKLSREWDTYQTNTLAPVWQLKLKLAKMQHYLSKTSCQKPEINSAEVLQQASVRSSEEKNRLFLEVPPELLALECPYPDMKTLVMEEYQELSRGYWVKLQEVDQQLEALARNSDWKEDDQWVFQTVVNQYPSDLQRRRTLYLDVLQRYLPHKSRQELVAHEKAWDHYQSIRNQRRVLLLTWAQVRKAFVLRAVAAAAEAAAAHEAEVVLADYRQKQLEICADLKAKVLQWKAQQEEAAKLEAAVAARRKEKEDERDRLQREQETIRRAQDKEKLKKYWAEKELKWQEQEERDLQHLEKLRKLMAEQAAKDRERVQLRRALLEQRLLEKKELALLQARQQQQKEKRLEALRQRVGIVAKLDPARAVADTVASKARMGVGSKEEFELQQPLFRLHTYSEEQVISDPRLRVELALREAGLHKTLYAREVLSKLPPLKLPRRDMESTAFKM, encoded by the exons atgggtgAACTGGAGCATGGAACATTGTTTTCAGATCATAGGATTAGTGGTGGAG ACAATTTGGTGGTTCCCACGAGAAATGCCCTTTGCAACCAGAGGTACAAACCTGTTGACTACAAACATCTGTATGATATTGCTGCAGAGGCAAAAATGGCCTCTGCACAAATTCAGTTAAAG attaaaaaagcagagcaagtTTCAAAAATTAGCAAAGAGCAAATGCTGCTGAAACAGCATCGTCAGGTGTGGTGGCAAGAGTATAAAAGGCTGAGTGAGAGCAG GcaaaaggcagaagaagaaattaagacTTTTCTTGATGAAGGAAGCCATaagaacagctttttttttgatTTGAAGAATTTGG AGCAGAAATTGTCCAGGGAGTGGGACACTTATCAAACAAACACTTTAGCTCCTGTCTGGCAGCTGAAACTCAAGCTGGCTAAAATGCAGCATTACCTCTCAAAAACATCTTGTCAGAAACCTGAGATCAATTCAGCTGAGGTGTTACAGCAG GCATCAGTGCGCtcttctgaagagaaaaacaggcttTTCCTGGAAGttcctcctgagctgctggctctggaatGCCCTTACCCTGACATGAAGACCTTGGTGATGGAGGAGTACCAGGAGCTCTCCAGGGGCTACTGGGTGAAGCTTCAggaggtggatcagcagctggaAGCTTTAGCTAG GAACAGTGACTGGAAGGAAGATGATCAGTGGGTTTTCCAGACTGTTGTCAATCAGTACCCAAGTGATCTTCAGAGGAGGAGGACTTTGTACCTGGATGTGCTGCAGAGGTATCTTCCCCACAAatccaggcaggagctg GTTGCTCATGAGAAGGCTTGGGATCATTACCAGTCCATCAGGAACCAGCGCAGAGTCTTGCTGTTAACCTGGGCTCAGGTTAGGAAAGCCTTTGTCCTTagggcagtggcagctgctgctgaagctgctgctgctcatgagGCAGAAGTGGTGCTGGCTGATTACAGGCAAAAGCAGCTGGAGATCTGTGCTGATCTGAAAGCAAAG GTTCTACAGtggaaagcacagcaggaagaaGCTGCTAAATTAGAAGCTGCTGTAGctgccagaagaaaagaaaaggaagatgagagAGACAGGCTACAGAGAGAACAGGAAACCATTCGTAGAGCTCAGGATAAAGAGAAA CTGAAAAAATACTGGGCTGAGAAAGAGCTCAAGTGGCAAGAACAGGAGGAAAGAGATCTACAACAtctggagaagctgagaaaattaATGGCTGAACAAGCAGCTAAAGACAGAGAAag GGTGCAGCTCCGAcgagccctgctggagcagcggCTGCTGGAGAAGAaggagctggccctgctccaggcccggcagcagcagcagaaggagaagcGCCTGGAAGCGCTGCGGCAGCGG GTTGGCATTGTTGCAAAATTAGATCCAGCCAGAGCAGTGGCTGACACGGTGGCGTCAAAAGCTCGCATGGGCGTTGGAAGCAAGGAGGAGtttgagctgcagcagcccctgttCCGGCTGCACACGTACAGTGAAGAGCAG GTCATTTCTGACCCCAGGCTCCGTGTCGAGCTCGCTCTCCGAGAAGCTGGACTGCATAAAACACTTTATGCAAGAGAGGTTTTGTCAAAACTTCCACCACTGAAGCTCCCAAGAAGAGACATGGAAtctacagcttttaaaatgtag